GCCAGGCCGCTCGGGGTCTCGGCGACGGCGTCCGCCACGTCGATGGTGTCATGCTGCAGAGTCATGGGTTCCTTGTGTCCTCTCAGTCGGCTCTGACCGGGCAACGGAGCCGTTGCCCACTCATCGTCACATCGTGACTTGTTTCAGTAAAATAGTTGTTGAGGAGAGCTTGCATCTTGCAAACAGATGCAAGCGACTGCGCCGGGCCGCCGGGCCGGGGCGGCCCCTCGCGCGGCCGGGCCGAAGCCGCCGCCCCGCCCCGGCGAGCTCAGCCCCACTGCATCCAGGTGGTCTTGTAGTCCGTGTAGTTCTCGAGCGCGTGCACCGACAGGTCGCGACCGAACCCCGACTGCTTGAACCCGCCGAACGGCGTGGTGAAGCCGAGCGCGTCGACGGTGTTCACCGACACGGTGCCCGCGACGAGGCGCTGCGAGACCCGGTGCGCACGCGCGAGGCTGCCCGTCCACAGCGAGGCCGCGAGGCCGTAGGGGGTCTCGTTGGCCCGGGCGATCGCCTCCTCCTCGGTGTCGAAGGGCGTCACCACGGCGACCGGCCCGAAGATCTCGCGGGTGTGCACCTCGTGGTCGTCGGGCACCCCCGTCACGATCGTCGGCTCGATGAAGGCCCGCGAGCCGTTGATCTCGGGGCGGGTGCCGCCCGCCACGATCGTACCGTCGCTCCGCGCGCTCTCGATCGCGGCCCAGACGGTGTCGGCGTGCGCCTCGGAGACGAGGGATCCCGTGCCGCTCGCGGGGTCGAGCGGGTCGCCGGGCGCGTACGCCTTCGCCGCCTCCGCGTAGAGCGTCAAGAACTCCTCGAAGACCGAGCGCTCGACGAAGATGCGGGAGTTCGCCGAGCAGACCTCGCCCTGGTTGTAGAAGCTGCCGAAGGCGGCCTTCTCGGCCGCGGCGCGCAGGTCGTCGCAGTCGGCGAAGATCAGGTTCGAGCTCTTGCCGCCGGCCTCGAGGGCGAGGCGCTTCATGTTCGACTGCCCCGCGTACTGCTGCAGCTGCTTGGCCACCTCGGTCGAGCCGGTGAAGGCGAGCATGTCGACGTCCCCGTGCACCCCGAGCGCGCGGCCGACCGTCGAGCCGCGGCCCGTCACCACGTTGAGCACCCCCGCCGGGATGCCCGCCTCGAGCGCCAGCTCGGCGAGCAGCAGCGTCGAGTGCGAGGCCTCGACCGGGGGCTTCACCACGACCGTGTTGCCGGCGGCGAGCGCGGGGGCGAGCTTCCAGGTGGCGATCTCGAGCGGGTAGTTCCAGGCGACGATCACGGCGACGACCCCCACCGGCTCGCGGGTGACGAGCGCCGTGGAGCCCGGCGGCGTGACGGGGATCAGGTCCTCCGTCTTCTCGATCGCCTCGCCGTAGAAGCGGAAGAGGGCTGCGGATCCCGGAGCGTCGATCGTCGCCGCTTCCCGCACGGGCTTGCCCATGTCGAGGGAGTCGTAGAGCGCGAACTCGTCGGCGCGCTCCTCGATGAGGCGCGCGAACTCGAGCAGGCGCTCGCGGCGGAAGCCGGCACCGGCGCGCGACCAGGATCCGGATTCGAAGGCCTCGCGGGCCGCGGCGACGGCCGTGTCGACGTCGGCCTCGTCGCAGGCGTGGATGCGGGAGAGGATCTCGCCCGTCGCCGGATTGGTCTTCTCGATGGTCCGCCCCGAGCGCGCCTCGACGCGCGCGCCGCCGATGACGGGGCGGCCGTCGAATTCGAGCGCCGCCGCCGCGGCCTTCCAGTCCTCGTAGCTGCGGGTCATGATCGGTTCTCCTGTCGGGGGTGCTGGGCGCGGGTGAGCGCCTCGGGGATGGTGACGGTCGCGGTCTCGAGGTCCTGCGCCTTGATGAGCGGAATCCCGCGGGTCTCGGGTATCGAGACCACGGTGGCGATCCCGACGAGTCCCACGACGCCTAGGAAGAAGCCGGGTACGAGCAGATTGCCCGTCGCGTCGAGGAGCCAGGTGAGCACGTAGGGCGCGGTGCCCGCGAACAGCGCGGCCGTGACGGCGTAGGCGATCGAGAGTCCCGTCTGCCGGGTGCGCGTCGGGAACAGCTCGACGACGGTGACCGCGTGCGTACCGAGCACGATCGCGAGGA
This DNA window, taken from Leucobacter tenebrionis, encodes the following:
- a CDS encoding aldehyde dehydrogenase family protein; its protein translation is MTRSYEDWKAAAAALEFDGRPVIGGARVEARSGRTIEKTNPATGEILSRIHACDEADVDTAVAAAREAFESGSWSRAGAGFRRERLLEFARLIEERADEFALYDSLDMGKPVREAATIDAPGSAALFRFYGEAIEKTEDLIPVTPPGSTALVTREPVGVVAVIVAWNYPLEIATWKLAPALAAGNTVVVKPPVEASHSTLLLAELALEAGIPAGVLNVVTGRGSTVGRALGVHGDVDMLAFTGSTEVAKQLQQYAGQSNMKRLALEAGGKSSNLIFADCDDLRAAAEKAAFGSFYNQGEVCSANSRIFVERSVFEEFLTLYAEAAKAYAPGDPLDPASGTGSLVSEAHADTVWAAIESARSDGTIVAGGTRPEINGSRAFIEPTIVTGVPDDHEVHTREIFGPVAVVTPFDTEEEAIARANETPYGLAASLWTGSLARAHRVSQRLVAGTVSVNTVDALGFTTPFGGFKQSGFGRDLSVHALENYTDYKTTWMQWG